From a region of the Pseudodesulfovibrio senegalensis genome:
- a CDS encoding HAD-IA family hydrolase — MELKGVVFDLDGVITRTARVHSLSWEKAFNQLLKHVAERDNSRFEPFDRIHDYQNYVDGKPRFEGVLSFLKARNIQLPPGTPDDEPGLETICAVGNLKNELFQDILRREGPEVFQSSVELIEDLKKNGIHVGVATSSRNCQLVLRLAGMEDVFEVQVDGVVSAELGLKGKPDPDIFVTAATEMGLTPGQCVVVEDAIAGVQAGNAGNFGMTLGVARNVGGELLKRFGADMVVSDLSEITVEDMREWFETGMATDAWHLTYNGFDPGDEKLRETLTTVGNGYLGTRGAYECECSSFYFYPGTYIAGIFNKVPSKVQGKEIFNNDFVNCPNWLPVSFRVGNGQFMSPLSMEILSYCHRLDMRNGVMERHMVVKDNVGRLTRVSSKRLASMADPHLCALKFDLTPLNYSEKITIRSAIDGNVTNGGVARYSKLTCKHLSRVSGGKLGNGVYLHVETSHSRYQVVMAARMQLLEDNKPLDVKKRTFQEKSKVVEEVCFRATENANYSLEKFVNVRTSLDHDATEDLHDQAMEALNEVKTFQGVLGPHTRIWKSLWDKTDIRISGDRFVQRVLRLHTYHLLVTASPHNVDIDAGMPARGLSGEAYRGHIFWDEVYIQPFFDIHFPDISKALLLYRYNRLDAARSYARENGYMGAMFPWQTADDGSEETQEIHYNPESKKWDPDLSRRQRHVSIAVFVNAWRYVNMTGDSTFLKDYGAELMLDIARFWGDIAEFDEESGKYHIAGVMGPDEFHEKLPGSDEPGITDNAYTNIMVVWLLEKSLEMIKELPAKALAGVRNRIGLTDSEIEKWQDMITKLNVIMTDDGIISQFDGYMDLKELDWDSYRKRFYSIHRMDRILKAEGDSPDNYKVAKQADVLMTWYILEPDEVARILRQLGHTVDDPVDLLRRNYDFYEQRTSHGSTLSKVVHSVVAGYIYPSHVAWDWFMEAMRSDIFDTQGGTTIEGIHTGVMAGTLEVIKQDFTGLDLSGNHVSIHPDLPPHWGNVVFRFCHRKIWYEVSIDQHSLCITAKGRGDQEITVLIDREKHTLKSGIQIEVPRNGDA; from the coding sequence ATGGAACTCAAAGGCGTTGTTTTCGATCTGGACGGAGTTATCACGCGAACCGCCAGGGTGCACTCCCTCTCGTGGGAAAAAGCATTCAACCAACTGCTCAAGCACGTTGCCGAGCGTGACAACTCGCGCTTCGAACCGTTCGACCGCATCCATGACTACCAGAACTACGTAGACGGCAAACCCCGTTTCGAAGGCGTGCTGAGCTTTCTGAAAGCACGCAATATCCAGTTGCCGCCCGGTACGCCGGACGACGAACCCGGACTGGAAACCATCTGCGCGGTGGGTAATCTCAAAAACGAACTTTTTCAGGACATCCTGCGCCGCGAAGGTCCGGAAGTTTTCCAAAGCTCGGTGGAACTCATCGAGGACCTCAAGAAAAACGGCATCCACGTGGGCGTGGCCACATCCAGCCGCAACTGCCAACTGGTACTCCGGCTGGCCGGCATGGAAGATGTGTTCGAAGTACAGGTGGACGGCGTGGTTTCCGCGGAACTCGGACTCAAGGGCAAGCCCGATCCGGACATCTTCGTGACCGCGGCAACGGAAATGGGCCTGACCCCCGGCCAATGCGTGGTGGTGGAAGACGCCATCGCCGGCGTGCAGGCGGGCAACGCAGGCAACTTCGGCATGACCCTGGGCGTGGCCCGCAATGTCGGCGGAGAACTGCTCAAACGGTTCGGCGCGGACATGGTGGTTTCGGACCTTTCCGAAATCACGGTGGAAGACATGCGCGAATGGTTCGAAACCGGTATGGCCACGGACGCATGGCACCTGACCTACAACGGATTCGATCCGGGCGACGAAAAGCTGCGCGAAACCCTGACCACCGTAGGCAACGGCTACCTCGGCACACGCGGTGCCTACGAATGCGAATGCTCGTCCTTCTATTTCTATCCGGGCACCTACATTGCCGGCATCTTCAACAAGGTGCCCAGCAAGGTGCAGGGCAAGGAAATCTTCAACAACGACTTCGTGAACTGCCCCAACTGGCTTCCCGTATCCTTCAGGGTGGGCAACGGCCAATTCATGAGCCCGCTGTCCATGGAAATCCTGAGCTATTGCCACCGGCTGGACATGCGCAACGGCGTCATGGAACGGCACATGGTGGTCAAGGACAACGTGGGACGACTGACACGCGTTTCCAGCAAACGGCTGGCCAGCATGGCCGATCCGCACCTCTGCGCGCTCAAATTCGACCTCACGCCGCTGAACTACTCCGAAAAAATAACCATCCGTTCGGCAATAGACGGCAACGTAACCAACGGCGGCGTGGCCCGCTACAGCAAGCTGACCTGCAAGCACCTTTCGCGGGTATCCGGCGGCAAACTGGGCAACGGCGTGTACCTGCATGTGGAAACCAGCCATTCCCGCTATCAGGTGGTCATGGCCGCGCGCATGCAATTGCTGGAGGACAACAAACCTCTGGACGTCAAGAAACGAACATTCCAGGAGAAATCGAAGGTGGTGGAGGAAGTGTGCTTCCGGGCCACGGAAAACGCCAATTACTCGCTGGAAAAATTCGTGAACGTACGCACCAGCCTCGACCACGACGCCACCGAAGACCTTCATGACCAGGCCATGGAAGCGTTAAACGAGGTCAAAACCTTCCAGGGAGTGCTCGGCCCACACACCCGGATCTGGAAATCCCTGTGGGACAAGACGGATATCCGGATTTCCGGTGATCGTTTCGTACAACGCGTGCTCCGGCTGCACACCTACCATCTGCTGGTAACGGCCAGCCCGCACAACGTGGACATCGACGCAGGCATGCCCGCTCGCGGCCTGAGCGGCGAGGCATACCGCGGGCACATCTTCTGGGATGAAGTCTATATACAACCCTTCTTCGACATCCATTTCCCGGACATTTCCAAGGCCCTGCTCCTGTATCGCTACAACAGGCTGGACGCGGCCCGATCCTATGCGCGGGAAAACGGCTACATGGGCGCCATGTTCCCGTGGCAGACAGCGGACGACGGTTCCGAGGAAACCCAGGAAATCCATTACAACCCGGAATCAAAGAAATGGGACCCGGATCTCTCCCGCAGGCAGCGCCACGTTTCCATCGCCGTGTTTGTCAACGCATGGCGCTATGTAAACATGACCGGAGACAGCACGTTCCTCAAAGATTACGGCGCGGAACTCATGCTCGATATCGCACGATTCTGGGGTGACATCGCTGAATTCGACGAAGAGAGCGGCAAGTACCACATTGCCGGAGTCATGGGGCCGGACGAATTCCATGAGAAACTGCCCGGCTCGGACGAGCCCGGCATCACAGACAATGCCTACACCAACATCATGGTGGTCTGGCTGCTGGAAAAATCATTGGAAATGATCAAGGAGCTGCCGGCCAAGGCTCTGGCCGGAGTGCGCAACCGCATCGGCCTGACCGATTCGGAAATCGAAAAATGGCAGGACATGATCACCAAGCTCAACGTGATCATGACCGACGACGGCATCATCAGCCAGTTCGACGGGTACATGGATCTCAAGGAACTGGACTGGGACAGCTACCGCAAACGGTTCTATTCCATCCATCGCATGGACCGCATCCTCAAGGCGGAAGGCGACTCGCCGGACAACTACAAGGTCGCCAAACAGGCCGACGTGCTCATGACCTGGTACATACTGGAACCGGACGAAGTGGCGCGTATACTGCGCCAGCTTGGACACACGGTGGACGACCCCGTGGACCTGCTGCGCCGCAACTACGATTTCTACGAACAGCGAACCAGCCACGGCTCCACCCTTTCCAAGGTGGTTCATTCCGTGGTGGCCGGATACATATACCCCAGCCATGTGGCCTGGGACTGGTTCATGGAAGCCATGCGTTCGGACATTTTCGACACGCAGGGCGGCACCACCATCGAGGGCATCCACACCGGCGTCATGGCCGGAACATTGGAAGTGATCAAGCAGGACTTTACCGGGCTGGACCTTTCCGGAAACCACGTGTCCATCCATCCGGACCTGCCGCCGCATTGGGGCAACGTGGTGTTCCGGTTCTGCCACCGCAAGATATGGTACGAAGTGAGTATCGACCAGCACAGCCTGTGCATCACGGCCAAGGGCCGGGGCGACCAGGAAATAACCGTGCTGATCGACAGGGAAAAACACACGCTGAAATCAGGCATACAGATCGAAGTGCCTCGCAACGGCGATGCATGA
- a CDS encoding trehalose 6-phosphate synthase, which produces MPAPDIELTKLVTLKDFYTLMQATRDVRFAAVQCIFEGRAVPEDVAASLTNALNSLEAVPEQDGKRILSLDGQRTISLDMDYEINETRKDIHYLELGENSFLRMLDTMHENFDAHVAEGRKCIGSRHVNCFITDRDGTVNNYCGRYRSSVQSIYNAVMLTRFAKTKTDNAVILTSAPLADIGLVDISVAPERVMYYAGSKGRECLDLEGRVRTYPIEAEKQELLERLNTRLAALLAEPEYEKFSLIGSGLQFKFGQTTVARQDISTSVPPEESKAFLATLANLVEELDPAHEHLRIEDTGLDVEIILTIDTGESGTKDFDKGDGVNFLNTEFEFEMFHGPNLICGDTGSDVPMLEAAMAMNKDTLAAFVTRNDDLARRVRGICPNALIIPEPDMLVTILGTLP; this is translated from the coding sequence ATGCCGGCACCGGACATAGAACTCACCAAACTGGTAACGCTCAAGGACTTCTATACCCTGATGCAGGCGACCAGGGACGTTCGTTTTGCGGCCGTGCAGTGCATATTCGAAGGTCGAGCGGTGCCGGAGGACGTGGCCGCGTCGCTCACCAACGCCCTCAACTCGCTCGAGGCGGTGCCGGAACAGGACGGCAAACGCATTCTCTCGCTGGACGGACAACGCACCATTTCGCTGGACATGGACTACGAGATCAACGAAACCCGCAAGGACATCCATTACCTCGAACTGGGCGAAAATTCGTTCCTGCGCATGCTGGATACCATGCACGAAAACTTCGACGCGCACGTTGCCGAGGGGCGCAAATGCATCGGTTCGCGGCACGTCAACTGCTTCATCACGGACCGCGACGGCACGGTCAACAATTACTGCGGCCGTTACCGGTCATCGGTACAGTCCATCTACAACGCGGTCATGCTGACCCGTTTCGCCAAAACCAAGACCGACAACGCCGTGATCCTGACCTCGGCACCGCTGGCAGATATCGGGCTGGTGGACATCAGCGTGGCACCGGAGCGGGTCATGTATTATGCCGGGTCCAAGGGACGAGAATGCCTTGACCTGGAAGGCCGGGTCCGCACCTACCCCATCGAGGCGGAAAAGCAGGAGTTGCTGGAGAGGCTGAACACAAGGCTTGCCGCATTACTGGCCGAACCCGAATATGAAAAATTTTCGCTCATCGGTTCCGGCCTGCAATTCAAGTTCGGCCAGACCACGGTTGCCCGCCAGGATATAAGCACATCCGTCCCCCCGGAGGAATCAAAGGCTTTTCTGGCCACACTGGCAAACCTGGTGGAAGAACTGGATCCCGCACATGAGCATCTGCGCATCGAGGACACGGGACTTGACGTGGAGATCATCCTGACCATCGACACGGGCGAATCCGGAACCAAGGATTTCGACAAGGGCGACGGTGTCAATTTCCTGAATACCGAATTCGAATTCGAAATGTTCCACGGACCCAACCTGATCTGCGGCGACACGGGCAGCGACGTGCCCATGCTGGAGGCAGCCATGGCCATGAACAAAGACACGCTGGCCGCATTCGTGACCCGCAACGACGATCTGGCCCGCCGGGTGCGGGGCATCTGCCCGAACGCGCTCATCATCCCGGAGCCGGACATGCTTGTGACCATTCTCGGCACCCTGCCCTAA
- a CDS encoding DUF4139 domain-containing protein — protein sequence MKPLKLIFALTLLLGMAAAAHADTTKSMTVTIYNNNRALINEVRSMTLPQGKSRVEFLGVPQTVEPQTLRVQSLSAPTKLSVLDMNYEYDLVNTKNLLDHYIGKEINIILPDPADANERILRTGTLLANNDKPIFRIGNEIYVGPYSSIQLPTMPEGLRAKPALVWLVQNKGPAKHEVEVSYLARALGWNADYVLKVDRKNKKAGLSGWVTLTNKSGMPFKNASLKLVAGDVHEARPEPVFKGRTLAMESAAAPNMKEESFFEYHLYSLPRPVDIANNQTKQVSLLQAPSIKVSKELLCEYNAFGAVPKPVKPGVNVFLKFRNETSSGLGIPLPKGIVRAYQESSDGSVLLIGEDRMDHTPKGEEVRLAMGKSFDVTIERKQLFFQKTSKNTYRLSWQIRVRNSSDDPRTVLLHDFLPGKWKLLKFNHQFTPLHGAGVEFKVDAAPGKDVIITYEATISNS from the coding sequence ATGAAACCCCTGAAACTCATATTCGCACTCACCTTGCTGCTGGGCATGGCCGCAGCCGCCCATGCCGATACCACCAAGTCCATGACGGTAACCATCTACAACAACAACCGCGCACTCATCAACGAAGTGCGCTCCATGACCCTGCCCCAGGGCAAGAGCCGCGTGGAATTCCTCGGCGTTCCCCAGACCGTGGAACCCCAAACCCTGCGCGTCCAGTCGCTCTCCGCTCCGACCAAGCTTTCGGTGCTGGACATGAACTACGAATACGACCTGGTCAACACCAAGAATCTTTTGGACCACTACATCGGCAAGGAAATCAACATCATACTGCCCGACCCGGCAGATGCCAACGAACGCATCCTGCGCACGGGCACACTGCTGGCCAACAACGACAAACCCATCTTCCGCATTGGCAACGAAATCTACGTGGGACCATACAGCTCCATACAGCTTCCTACCATGCCCGAAGGACTGCGCGCCAAACCCGCCCTTGTCTGGCTGGTGCAGAACAAAGGCCCGGCCAAGCACGAAGTGGAGGTTTCCTACCTTGCCCGTGCGCTGGGATGGAACGCCGACTACGTGCTCAAGGTGGACCGCAAGAACAAGAAAGCCGGGCTTTCGGGCTGGGTAACCCTGACCAACAAATCGGGAATGCCCTTCAAGAACGCCAGCCTGAAGCTCGTGGCCGGAGACGTTCATGAGGCCAGACCCGAACCCGTATTCAAGGGACGCACCCTGGCCATGGAAAGTGCAGCCGCACCGAACATGAAAGAGGAATCCTTTTTCGAATACCACCTCTATTCCCTGCCGCGCCCGGTGGACATCGCCAACAACCAGACCAAGCAGGTCAGCCTGTTGCAAGCTCCGTCCATCAAGGTAAGCAAGGAACTGCTCTGCGAATACAACGCGTTCGGCGCAGTACCCAAGCCGGTCAAACCCGGGGTGAACGTTTTTCTGAAATTCAGGAACGAAACGTCCTCGGGTCTGGGAATCCCCCTGCCCAAAGGCATTGTACGCGCCTATCAGGAAAGCAGTGACGGCAGCGTGCTGCTCATTGGGGAAGACCGCATGGACCACACGCCCAAGGGCGAGGAAGTACGCTTGGCCATGGGCAAATCCTTTGACGTCACCATTGAGCGCAAGCAGCTCTTTTTCCAGAAAACAAGCAAGAACACGTATCGGCTCAGCTGGCAGATCCGCGTGCGCAACAGTTCGGACGACCCGCGCACCGTGCTTTTGCACGACTTCCTGCCCGGCAAGTGGAAGCTGCTGAAATTCAACCACCAATTCACCCCCCTGCACGGAGCGGGCGTGGAATTCAAGGTGGACGCGGCCCCGGGCAAAGACGTGATCATCACTTACGAGGCCACCATCTCCAACTCCTAG
- a CDS encoding class II fructose-bisphosphate aldolase, producing MSQNKFEQALAVGRPPNVVKNFPNSNALLVSGKVVDRACLAKGKCMSIAANGRNIFVIEGTLRAAQKANAAVIIEIARSESTYCPTTMWNIARRVDYLCNKLGITVPVAIHADHYFIKKWEDVAEAKEEIPSVFDTGITSIAIDASHMPDDDNLLANLELAPVIPSWAGYETEIGEIKGKFGLSTPVEAKFLIQGLNAFGHCPDWIALNNGTTHGIEASGEGIQVGLTAEIHDALKAYGTSGAQHGTSGNDSTRLKEIAAQTHTTKANVATALQMISWGVKVNDFGNAIMTEDGRFDKVEGKGLSEELWAEMTGWADEQGITGGNYKKLNLPFERRWQGQSAPVRERMVQAVEAFVYDLLVNVFNAKDTADIAYDLIIEAGSHDLGPKAERIEEPSEWTEEKIRARAKAMDTDKGPEGDWDD from the coding sequence ATGTCCCAGAATAAATTCGAACAGGCGCTGGCAGTGGGCCGTCCGCCGAACGTGGTCAAGAACTTTCCCAATTCCAACGCCCTGCTCGTCAGCGGCAAGGTCGTGGACCGGGCCTGTCTCGCCAAGGGCAAATGCATGAGCATTGCCGCCAACGGCCGCAACATTTTCGTGATCGAGGGCACCCTCAGGGCTGCACAAAAAGCCAACGCCGCGGTAATCATCGAAATCGCGCGCAGCGAATCCACCTACTGCCCCACCACCATGTGGAACATCGCCCGCAGGGTGGACTACCTCTGCAACAAGCTGGGCATCACCGTCCCCGTGGCCATCCACGCGGACCACTATTTCATCAAGAAGTGGGAAGACGTTGCCGAGGCAAAGGAAGAAATTCCCTCCGTGTTCGACACAGGCATCACCTCCATCGCCATCGATGCTTCGCACATGCCCGACGACGACAACCTGCTGGCCAACCTCGAATTGGCTCCGGTCATTCCGTCTTGGGCCGGCTACGAAACGGAAATTGGTGAAATCAAAGGCAAATTCGGCCTTTCCACCCCGGTGGAAGCCAAATTTTTGATTCAGGGCCTCAACGCCTTTGGCCACTGCCCGGACTGGATCGCCCTGAACAACGGCACCACCCACGGCATTGAAGCCTCGGGCGAGGGCATTCAGGTGGGGCTGACCGCAGAAATCCACGACGCGCTCAAGGCCTATGGCACCTCCGGCGCCCAGCACGGCACATCGGGCAACGATTCCACCCGCCTGAAGGAAATCGCCGCGCAGACCCACACGACCAAGGCCAACGTGGCCACGGCCCTGCAGATGATCAGTTGGGGCGTCAAGGTCAACGACTTCGGCAACGCCATCATGACCGAGGACGGACGCTTCGACAAAGTGGAAGGAAAGGGTCTTTCCGAGGAGCTGTGGGCCGAAATGACCGGCTGGGCCGACGAGCAGGGCATCACCGGCGGCAACTACAAGAAGCTCAACCTGCCCTTTGAACGCCGCTGGCAGGGCCAGTCCGCCCCCGTACGCGAACGCATGGTTCAGGCCGTGGAGGCATTCGTCTACGACCTGCTGGTCAACGTGTTCAATGCCAAGGACACGGCCGACATCGCCTACGACCTGATTATCGAGGCCGGTTCTCACGACCTCGGTCCCAAGGCCGAACGGATCGAAGAGCCTTCCGAATGGACCGAAGAAAAAATCCGCGCCCGGGCCAAGGCCATGGACACGGACAAGGGCCCCGAAGGCGACTGGGACGACTAG
- a CDS encoding phage regulatory CII family protein encodes MFEKSLTKKMQDIVLEGKIPAKTVCTRIKKPYSTLLRELNPFDTHAKLGAETMFEIVKVTRNVAVLEFMAEELGYTLQPRTPRPVRQAPRAPQRMEAGL; translated from the coding sequence ATGTTCGAAAAGAGCCTCACAAAAAAGATGCAGGACATCGTGCTTGAAGGAAAGATTCCGGCAAAAACCGTGTGCACACGGATCAAGAAGCCCTATTCCACGCTTCTCCGAGAACTCAATCCATTCGACACGCATGCCAAACTCGGCGCGGAAACCATGTTTGAAATTGTCAAGGTGACCCGCAACGTGGCTGTTCTCGAATTCATGGCCGAAGAGTTGGGATACACCCTGCAGCCGCGCACGCCCCGCCCCGTGCGTCAGGCACCCCGCGCCCCCCAGAGAATGGAGGCCGGGCTCTGA
- a CDS encoding YqiA/YcfP family alpha/beta fold hydrolase, whose translation MQKAHLYWSHGMDAAPWGAKSKAMAAAAQEAGLTLDALDYRDTTDPDERTARLVKHIGQKQSPVILAGSSMGGYVSAAAAGEIRVAGLFLIAPALYLPGYEKHMFFNLPEQIEIVHGWNDDVVPVDNSVRFAKLHKATLHILPADHRMTGMAGQVASLFTQFLQGILA comes from the coding sequence ATGCAAAAGGCACATCTCTACTGGTCACACGGAATGGACGCCGCCCCCTGGGGAGCCAAAAGCAAGGCAATGGCCGCAGCCGCACAGGAGGCCGGACTCACCCTGGATGCCTTGGACTACAGGGACACAACAGATCCGGACGAACGGACCGCCCGGCTTGTGAAACACATCGGCCAAAAGCAATCTCCGGTCATACTCGCCGGTTCAAGCATGGGCGGATACGTAAGTGCGGCAGCGGCCGGTGAAATCCGGGTAGCGGGCCTGTTCCTCATCGCCCCGGCCCTGTACCTGCCGGGCTACGAAAAACACATGTTCTTCAACCTTCCCGAACAAATCGAAATCGTTCACGGGTGGAATGACGACGTCGTTCCCGTGGACAATTCCGTTCGCTTTGCGAAACTGCACAAGGCCACGTTGCACATATTGCCCGCAGACCACCGCATGACCGGAATGGCCGGGCAGGTGGCCTCGCTTTTCACTCAATTCCTGCAAGGAATCCTCGCCTGA
- a CDS encoding ATP-binding protein: MSNDPNTHEPLRRQHSLNRKFNLAQTGIVTAVVSVFTLAIIVFNVAGIQEQLEKRFAELSSLARSSLATAVWQLDKPSVADFVDAIFQDTNIVFVQVVTDNDTMLMRTRGDYDTPSIDFFRNNPEFKTLTVEIRKFGEWIGTFNMAISLKAMRKQMMVSVGIYLSLALALVLGISLTTMVFTRRYIFTPLRNLQESATAIADGDMEVPINTESRDEIGSLARAFHNMRTSLRQLVQDLRTANRKLENYSTTLENRVQERTEELDAKNRSLNQALQEASEAKHQADVANKAKSNFLASMSHEIRTPMNAIMGMAEVLWETDLDDDQRKYVQVSRSAGENLLELINDILDLSKIEAGHMELESSDFDIRELLERTCAVIAPKAESKGLKFTRSVEPAVPGMLRGDALRIRQVITNLLGNAVKFTKNGSVRISLDLADTQPDQGIELVAAVTDTGIGIAPKHLAHIFDSFTQADGSTTREFGGTGLGLAICRQLTGMMGGRIWVESRLGHGSTFYATFVLQRARASASLHEEPSRTANSGRSDTMQILLVEDSQYNAFVIETFLRDENCEVTLATNGQEGVERFREKHFDVVLMDMQMPVMDGYRAMRIIRDHERDHDMKRTPIIALTAHALSGDAQKCIDAGADSHLPKPVKQDDLFKIIHATQDTAPGTRANYRVEPELREMALSFLENCDRQVSEMATALTGNDFETVAFAAHKLAGEGSSFGFDPISRLGADLNRAATRKDSKQTVELLEELDQFLKNVHLDE, encoded by the coding sequence ATGTCCAACGATCCCAATACTCATGAGCCACTTCGTCGTCAGCATTCGCTGAACCGGAAGTTCAACCTTGCCCAGACGGGAATCGTCACTGCAGTGGTGTCGGTTTTCACCCTTGCGATCATCGTCTTCAACGTGGCCGGAATACAAGAGCAGCTGGAAAAACGGTTTGCCGAACTTTCCAGCCTTGCCCGCAGCAGCCTTGCCACGGCCGTGTGGCAGCTGGACAAGCCATCGGTAGCCGACTTCGTGGATGCAATATTCCAGGACACCAACATCGTTTTCGTGCAGGTGGTCACGGACAACGACACCATGCTCATGCGCACCCGGGGGGATTACGACACCCCCTCCATCGACTTCTTCCGCAACAATCCGGAATTCAAAACGCTCACCGTTGAAATTCGCAAATTCGGGGAATGGATAGGCACATTCAACATGGCCATCAGCCTCAAGGCCATGCGCAAACAAATGATGGTCAGCGTCGGCATATATCTCAGCCTGGCACTTGCGCTTGTTCTGGGCATCAGTCTCACCACCATGGTTTTTACCCGGCGCTACATCTTCACCCCGCTGCGCAACCTGCAGGAATCCGCCACGGCCATTGCCGACGGCGACATGGAAGTTCCCATCAACACGGAATCACGGGATGAAATAGGCAGCCTTGCCCGGGCGTTTCACAACATGCGGACCTCGTTGCGACAGTTGGTGCAGGATCTCCGAACGGCAAACCGCAAACTCGAAAACTACAGCACCACGCTGGAAAATCGGGTTCAGGAGCGCACCGAGGAGCTGGATGCAAAGAATCGGTCCCTGAACCAGGCCCTGCAGGAGGCCAGTGAGGCCAAGCATCAGGCTGACGTGGCCAACAAGGCCAAAAGCAACTTTCTGGCCAGCATGAGTCACGAAATCCGAACCCCCATGAACGCCATCATGGGCATGGCAGAGGTTCTCTGGGAAACAGACCTGGACGACGACCAGCGCAAATATGTCCAGGTTTCCCGCTCGGCCGGGGAAAATCTTCTGGAACTGATCAACGACATCCTTGATCTTTCGAAAATCGAAGCCGGACACATGGAACTGGAAAGCTCGGACTTCGACATCCGTGAACTCCTGGAGCGGACCTGCGCGGTTATTGCACCCAAGGCCGAAAGCAAAGGCCTCAAATTCACCCGTTCCGTGGAACCCGCAGTGCCCGGCATGCTGCGCGGCGATGCCCTGCGCATTCGTCAGGTGATTACCAACCTGCTCGGCAATGCCGTCAAATTCACCAAAAACGGAAGTGTGCGCATCTCCCTGGATCTCGCCGACACCCAGCCGGATCAGGGCATTGAACTGGTAGCCGCCGTCACGGACACCGGCATCGGCATCGCCCCCAAGCACCTCGCACACATTTTCGACTCCTTTACCCAGGCGGACGGATCAACAACCCGGGAATTCGGAGGCACGGGGCTGGGCCTGGCCATCTGCCGCCAACTCACAGGGATGATGGGCGGCCGGATATGGGTGGAGAGCCGCCTCGGCCATGGCAGCACGTTTTACGCAACATTCGTGTTGCAACGTGCCCGGGCCAGCGCGTCCCTGCACGAGGAACCTTCCCGCACCGCAAATTCGGGCAGATCGGACACCATGCAGATTCTGCTGGTGGAGGATTCCCAATACAACGCCTTTGTCATCGAGACATTCCTCCGGGACGAAAATTGTGAGGTGACCTTGGCGACCAACGGCCAGGAAGGGGTGGAACGATTTCGGGAAAAGCACTTCGACGTGGTTCTCATGGACATGCAGATGCCCGTCATGGACGGCTACCGGGCCATGCGCATCATCCGCGACCATGAACGCGACCATGACATGAAGCGCACCCCCATCATCGCGCTCACGGCCCATGCACTGAGCGGCGATGCGCAAAAATGCATTGATGCAGGGGCGGACTCTCATCTGCCCAAACCCGTCAAACAGGATGACCTCTTCAAGATCATCCACGCCACTCAGGACACCGCACCCGGAACCCGTGCCAATTACCGAGTGGAGCCGGAACTCAGGGAAATGGCCTTGTCCTTTCTCGAGAACTGCGACCGCCAGGTGTCAGAAATGGCCACGGCGCTGACAGGCAACGATTTCGAAACCGTGGCTTTCGCGGCCCACAAACTTGCCGGTGAGGGCTCCTCCTTTGGATTCGACCCCATCAGCCGCCTTGGAGCGGACCTGAACCGAGCCGCCACCCGCAAAGACAGCAAGCAGACCGTGGAGCTTCTTGAAGAACTGGATCAGTTTCTCAAAAACGTGCATCTCGACGAATAA